The sequence CCTTCCACCACTTTAGCGACAGTGGAGCCAGGGCCTTTTGCATAAGTGTCGGTGTCGAGTACTTCTTCAAAGAGTGAACCGAGAAAGACCAAGTGGGTGCCTTGTCCAAGGTATTCTTGGGTAATCTGAAACTCCATCATCAGGGGCGTTTCAGGCATGGCTCCAAAGAGCGGATGAAACGGCTCGCGTGGTTGAAAATCGATGGGGCCATTTTTGACCTGCACCAAGACATTGTCTTCAAATTTTCCGTCAAGTGGCTTGAATTCGTTATAGGCTTGTTTGGCACGGTCATCAGGTGTCTCATTGCTGTAGACGAATGCGCGCCACATCACAATCCCCTCATGGGGCTGGAGCGCCTTTGCCAGCATATTGGCGCCTTCTGCTTGTGTACGGTCGTAATTTTGGGGGCCAGGCTGGCCTTCAGAGTCGGCTTTTACCAAAAAACCGCCAAAATCTGGGACGTATTCATAAATTTCGTTAACCTTTTCGGTCCACCATTTTTGAACCTCTGGATGTAGCGGGTCCGCTGTATCGAGTCCACCGATTTCAATGGGAGCACTGAACCGAGCGGTGAGGTATACCTTGATGCCGTATGGTCGAAACGTGTCGGCTAGGGTGGCGACCTTTTTGAGAAAATAAGGGGTGAGTACTTGGGCGTTAGCATTTACATTGGTCAGTACGGTGCCGTTAATGCCGATGGAAGCATTGGCGCGGGCGTAATCGACATACTGTGGTTTGACATGGCCGGGTAATCGGTGCCAGTCCCAGATAGAAGCTCCTGCATAGCCCCTTTCTACGGTCCTGTCTGGATTGTCCCAGTGGTTGAGCACCCTGATGTTTGTCTTTGGGATGGAAGTCAGGTCCACCGTGGAAATGTCTTGTTGGGTTTGCAGGAGCTTGAGAAATTCGAAGGTTCCATACAGCAATGCTACATCAGAGTTGCCTGTGATGATTAGGGCCTTTTGGCTATTTTGATTGATGCTTTGGATGGAGAATCCTTCTGTGCCTAACTTTTCCCAGGGAATATTGATCGCCTTTAGGGTAAAGGCAGGTAGCTGCTCTCGAGTGCCAATGAAGAGGGTGGTTTCCTGTTTTGGAGTGGTGGTGAACTGCGGAGCGATTTCGAGCATCGCTTCCAGGGCTGTCCGCAATTCTTTCTCGATAACATCCGATGTGGCGTTTTTGCCAGGAATAAAAATGTGTCCCGCTTGTTTTTGATACTCCGGTAGGAGTGTTGGGGATTCTATTTTCTGGTATTGTAGCCAAAGGTTATAGCCGTCATTGGCTAGGGAGAAATGGGAGGCACTGCACAATAATGCCATGACGAAAAGAAAGAGAAAAGGCCTTTTCATGGTTTATAAGGTTATGTTGTTGGGTTTTATTGCTTATGGTTCAAGTTTCTTTTTGAGTGAAGATGCTCGAATGATCAGTTCTGATCGAAGGGTGATGGTGTTGGTATTGTGGAGGACACCTTCGGTGTTATCGGTCAAGTGGTTAATCAGGTTTTTCATAGCTACTTCCCCCATTTCATAGCCGGGGTAGTGGGTAGTGGTGAGGTTGGGTTCGATGAGCCTGGAAATCATGTCATTATTAAATCCGACTACAGCAATGTCTTCTGGTATCTTGATGCCTGCCTGCTTTAGTGAACGAATGCAGCTGGCGGCACAAGCGTCATTGGAGACAAAGAGCCCGTCCGGTAATGGGTCCATCGAAAGGATTTTATGGGCAATGTCTTCTCCGGCTTCTTCGTTGAGGTCCGAATGGAGGATGTTTTCTTGAGTGAAAGGAATGTCATGGTCCATTAAGGCATACTTATATCCTTTTAATCGTTCGCCGTATACGTTGATTTTAAGGTTGCCTAACACATGGATGATGTTTTTGCAGCCTTGTTGGATGAGGTGCTGGGTGGCGTTGTAACCAGCTTGACTGTTGTCGATGACTACTCCGGTGTGGCCAGACTGCGAAGCGACCCGGTCAAAGAACAGGATCGGGGTGCCCTTGTCCATGAAGGGTTGGAAGTGTTTGGTTTTGTCCGTATCTCCGGCCAGGGAAACCAATAAGCCATCCACGCGGCTATTGAACATGGAGCGGGCATTGGCTTTTTCTTTTTCGTACGATTCCAGGGACTGGCTAATGATCAGGTTATATCCCGCTTCATTGGCTACTTTTTCCATCCCAGCCAATACGGAGGATTGGAAGGAGCTGTTTAGTCGTGGGACGATGATTCCGATATTGTTGGTGCGTTTGCTTCTCAGGTTGGAGGCGAAGACATTGGACTGGTACCCCATTTGGTCAGCGGCATCGAAGATCCTTTTTTTGGTTTTGGGGTTGACAGCTGGATGGTCATTCAGTGCTCTGCTGACAGTAGTAGGAGATACGCCAAGGTTTTTGGCAATGTCGTAAATGGTAATGTCTTTGTTCATGATGAATTTGGCGCTTTGACGAATTGATATGCCATGTGCCGTAATCGATTGCTTATGACATGCGTATAAAATGGAGCCATACCGACTATGGTCTCTATTCTGCGGCTTTGGTTTTGTTCATTCAAGACGTGCTTGATATGACGTTTCGGTTTTGGAATGCGGTCAATATCAAATTTAACACTTTTTATAAAGACGAATATACAGGTTCTGATAATAAAATGAAACCGATTTCATTTTAATTGTTGTGAGAAAATGGGTTTAAATTGGGGAAGTTTCGTCGATATATGCGGTTTAAAGTGTTTTTTTCAGGTTTGTGATCTTATTTTTTATCGTCTTTAAACATTTAAGCATATATCGTATTAGAAAAAAATTGACTGAAAATTACATGTCAGGAATAATTTAAAAGGGGGTTCGTTTGCTTAATAGCTATAAATGATGCTTATAGGCGGTTTTTAGTTGATTCAGTGAAAAAAAATAGAATGAAAAAATTTCTGCAATCGGTTGTATTTTTTATTTTTTTTTATGAGGTTTAGCATACCAATGGTTCTAGTGCATCGGAAATAGAGGCGGTGACGGAAGTTGGTGGTTTAGTAAAAAATTAGTTAACCCAAAAAAACCTAAAAAAGTATGGACTCTACCTTTACCAAGTGCATTCGGTTGACCTATGGCCGAGCAGCAGGAAAGGAGTCGATGAAGTGGGTGGTATTGCTGGTGCTTGTGCTGGTAGCCCATTTGTCAAAGGCTCAAAATGTATCAGTATCAGGAATGGTGCTGGATGAGAATGGACTGGGGCTGCCCGGAGCGGCCGTACAGGAGAAAGGAACCACCAATGGCGTAGTCACGGGACTGGATGGTGATTATACTATTGCTGTTCAGGAAGGAGCGACATTGGTGTTTTCGTTTTTGGGCTATAAGCCCCAGGAGATCACCGTCGGTAACCAAACGTCCATCGATGTTGAATTAGAGCCTGACATGGGATCTTTGGATGAAGTGGTCGTAGTGGGGTATGGTACCCTGCGCCAAGAAGCAGTCACAGGTTCTGTGGCATCGATAGATGGTGATCAGATGAGGGAAGTGGCTTCGGCAAATGTAACCCAAGCCCTGCAAGGGCGTCTTCCGGGGGTAGACATCTCCCAGACTTCTACGCAGCCAGGTGCTACCATGCAAATCCGAATTCGGGGCAATCGCTCACTTACCGCCAGTAATGATCCGCTAATTGTACTAAATGGGATTCCGTTTGCAGGGTCTATTGGTGATATTAATCCAGAGGATATTGAAAGTATCGATGTCCTGAAAGATGCTTCCGCTACGGCAATTTATGGTTCACGCGGTGCCAATGGAGTAATTTTAATCACTACCAAAAAAGGCACCAAGGGCCAAGTAGCCAAAGTGAGTTATAACGGTTTTTATGGCCCAAAGGCTGTTTTTGCGAAGTATCCGATGATGAATGGTCCCGAATTTATCGCTATGCGGGAAGCTGCCGGGTTATATACCAATGGGGCAGACGAGTCAAATGACGTTAATACAGACTGGCAGGACTTGTTTTATCAGACGGGTGTCATGACAAGTCACGATGTCAATGTCACAGGGGGAGGCGAGCGAAGTACGTATAGCTTTGGAGTAGGCTACTACCATGATGAAGGAGTGGTGCCGACCCAGCAGTATGATCGTTTTTCCTTGCGGGCATCAGTAGACCAAGAGATTGGTCGGTATTTTAGGATTGGTTTTAACTCCAACAGTAATTATAATGAGCGTCAAGGTTCGCAAGTAGGACTGTATAATACCTTGAGCATGTCGCCGATTGCATCTCCTTACGAAGATGATGGCACCCCCAGAAGGACCATCAATATGCCTTTGGATGAGTCTTGGGTGATGACAAAAGATGTGCTCAACAATGTGCAAGACCAATGGCTAAACGAAACCAGGGCTTATGCCACTTACAATGCCTTGTATGGTGAATTTAAAATTCCGGGCGTTGATGGATTAAAATATAGGATGAATGTAGGGCTGGATTATCGGCAAAGCAACCAAGGCGAATACACAGGAAAGGGGATAAACAGTGCCAATCCCGAGACTCCTTCCACGGCCGCAGTTGGCAATTCTCATACCTATCATTGGATTGTGGAAAACCTATTGACTTATGATAAGACGTTTGCTGACAAGCACATCGTAAATGTAACGGCCCTTTACTCTGCTGAGCAAAACAAATACTATCGCTCAAGGATGTCAGCAAGGGATATTCCTTCGGACCAGTTCCAATTCTACAATTTAGGCTATGCCAATGGTGAGATCCAGGTAAATCCAGGAGACCAGCAATATCAGTTGTGGGGATTAAAATCCGTTATGGGGAGAGTAATGTATTCTTATGATGACCGTTACATGATTTCTGCGACGTTGAGATCAGATGGTTCATCGAGACTTGCGCCAGGTCATAAGTGGCATACCTACCCGGCGATTTCTGCAGGATGGAATATTGGGGATGAATCATTTATGAGTGGCGTGCCTTTTGTCAATATGTTGAAATTACGTGCAGGGTACGGGCAGACATCCAATCAGGCCATTGCTCCTTATGCTACTTTGGGGGGCTTGGGCACGCGGCCATATAATTATGGTAACGATACCTATGCTACCGGTTATTTTGTAAACGCCCTTCCCAATCCCAATCTCGGATGGGAATATTCCGAAACATTAAATTTAGGCCTTGACTTCCGGTTGTTTAATCACCGTTTATCGGGTACGGTCGAATATTATGTGACCAATACCAAGGACATTCTGTTGGGCGTAAATCTCCCCGGTACTGCTGGAGTGAGCAGTTATACCGCCAATATTGGAGAAACCCAGAACA comes from Echinicola vietnamensis DSM 17526 and encodes:
- a CDS encoding LacI family DNA-binding transcriptional regulator; the protein is MNKDITIYDIAKNLGVSPTTVSRALNDHPAVNPKTKKRIFDAADQMGYQSNVFASNLRSKRTNNIGIIVPRLNSSFQSSVLAGMEKVANEAGYNLIISQSLESYEKEKANARSMFNSRVDGLLVSLAGDTDKTKHFQPFMDKGTPILFFDRVASQSGHTGVVIDNSQAGYNATQHLIQQGCKNIIHVLGNLKINVYGERLKGYKYALMDHDIPFTQENILHSDLNEEAGEDIAHKILSMDPLPDGLFVSNDACAASCIRSLKQAGIKIPEDIAVVGFNNDMISRLIEPNLTTTHYPGYEMGEVAMKNLINHLTDNTEGVLHNTNTITLRSELIIRASSLKKKLEP
- a CDS encoding alpha-glucuronidase family glycosyl hydrolase, giving the protein MKRPFLFLFVMALLCSASHFSLANDGYNLWLQYQKIESPTLLPEYQKQAGHIFIPGKNATSDVIEKELRTALEAMLEIAPQFTTTPKQETTLFIGTREQLPAFTLKAINIPWEKLGTEGFSIQSINQNSQKALIITGNSDVALLYGTFEFLKLLQTQQDISTVDLTSIPKTNIRVLNHWDNPDRTVERGYAGASIWDWHRLPGHVKPQYVDYARANASIGINGTVLTNVNANAQVLTPYFLKKVATLADTFRPYGIKVYLTARFSAPIEIGGLDTADPLHPEVQKWWTEKVNEIYEYVPDFGGFLVKADSEGQPGPQNYDRTQAEGANMLAKALQPHEGIVMWRAFVYSNETPDDRAKQAYNEFKPLDGKFEDNVLVQVKNGPIDFQPREPFHPLFGAMPETPLMMEFQITQEYLGQGTHLVFLGSLFEEVLDTDTYAKGPGSTVAKVVEGSLDQHALSGMAGVSNIGTDRNWTGHLFGQANWYAFGRLAWNPDESAADIAKEWLKMTFSNDEKFIRKGKSIMLQSHEAAVNYMTPLGLHHIMGWSHHYGPGPWVTDKHRDDWTSTYYHQASEDGIGFDRTASGSNALSQYAPEVQQQYENLETCPEKYLLWFHHLPWNYEMKSGHSLWDEIALHYQKGVHQTEQMITDWKSIKTHVDDQRYQQVLDFLQIQHHEAKWWRDACLLYFQQFSQMPLPEGVTQPEFSLDHYRQYTPLFVPGI
- a CDS encoding SusC/RagA family TonB-linked outer membrane protein produces the protein MDSTFTKCIRLTYGRAAGKESMKWVVLLVLVLVAHLSKAQNVSVSGMVLDENGLGLPGAAVQEKGTTNGVVTGLDGDYTIAVQEGATLVFSFLGYKPQEITVGNQTSIDVELEPDMGSLDEVVVVGYGTLRQEAVTGSVASIDGDQMREVASANVTQALQGRLPGVDISQTSTQPGATMQIRIRGNRSLTASNDPLIVLNGIPFAGSIGDINPEDIESIDVLKDASATAIYGSRGANGVILITTKKGTKGQVAKVSYNGFYGPKAVFAKYPMMNGPEFIAMREAAGLYTNGADESNDVNTDWQDLFYQTGVMTSHDVNVTGGGERSTYSFGVGYYHDEGVVPTQQYDRFSLRASVDQEIGRYFRIGFNSNSNYNERQGSQVGLYNTLSMSPIASPYEDDGTPRRTINMPLDESWVMTKDVLNNVQDQWLNETRAYATYNALYGEFKIPGVDGLKYRMNVGLDYRQSNQGEYTGKGINSANPETPSTAAVGNSHTYHWIVENLLTYDKTFADKHIVNVTALYSAEQNKYYRSRMSARDIPSDQFQFYNLGYANGEIQVNPGDQQYQLWGLKSVMGRVMYSYDDRYMISATLRSDGSSRLAPGHKWHTYPAISAGWNIGDESFMSGVPFVNMLKLRAGYGQTSNQAIAPYATLGGLGTRPYNYGNDTYATGYFVNALPNPNLGWEYSETLNLGLDFRLFNHRLSGTVEYYVTNTKDILLGVNLPGTAGVSSYTANIGETQNKGVEVSLNGTIIESNDWTWEAGVNLYANRNELVSLASGQKRDEGNWWFVGHPINVIYDYEYQGLWQEGDPYRDVLEPGGNLGMIKVKYTGGYEEDGTPSRAIGPDDRQILDLQPNFMGGFNTRVAYKNFDLSLVGAFKSGGILISTLHSSTGYLNMLSGRRNNVQVDYWTPDNTGARYPAPGGLASGDNPKYGNTLGYFDASYLKIRTMTLGYNFNRESNWMDKAGISRFRMYASVQNPFVLFSPFHKESGMDPETNSYGDENAAITNNYPNRLLTIGTNSPATRNFIIGLNLTF